In the genome of Sphingopyxis sp. YF1, the window TCTCGTCCTGCCCCAGCATCCGCCACACCGGCAGGATGCGATCGAACTCCATCGACGCGGTATAGAGCACGACGTCGTCGGCGCCGCCGTTCCCGGTGCGGCCGCGGTCGGCCTCCCACGACCCGCTGCGATTGACGTCCTCGAAACATTCGCCGAGGTCGTATTTGCCGTTCTTGTTGGCGTCGGTGTAGCGTTCTTCCATGCCGACCTGGTCGAAACTGTCATAGGTCTTGCGCTCGAACTTGACCTCGGCGTCCTTGAACACGCGCTTCACCTGGTCGCGCACGAGCGTGTCGAGCGCGCTCTGGTTGCTCACATAAAGCTCGAGCGTCGAATCGCGACCCGCCTTGCTCACCGCGCCCTGCAGCACCTGCTGCGCGTACATCTGCCAGCAGAAGTCGAAGATCCCCATCAGGATGAGGAGGAAGACCGGCGCGGTGAGCGCGAACTCGACCAGCGCCACGCCGCGGGTGTCGCGGCGCAGGCGCCGCAGCAGGGCATGCCGGCGCGTCACTGCGACAGCCTCAGCTTCGAAATCTGCCGCGCGATCGCCTGGAAATTGTCGTTGAGTTCCTCGGAATCGTCCGATTCATACGCCTTGCCCGACGAGGCGCAGTTGTCGAGATAGGTGTTGGTCCCAACCCCGAAGGACACGACCCAGATAGTGATGCCCAGCCGCTGCGCGCGGCGGCACAGCTGGACGAAGCGGTTGTTGTGGCGCGCGACCGCATCATCGTTGCTCGTCGCACCGATACGCTTCATCACCTGCTCGACGCCCTGGTGCGACAGATTGTCGCGCGGCGCGGTCATGTCGCCGTCGGTCATGAACAGGATGTGGCGGCTGATCGGACGGTTGTTCGTCGCGGTCGCATTTTCGCTCTTGAACAACCCGGTCGGCGAGATCAGGCGCGCCCCCCACGCCATGCCGGCGTCGTGATAGGTATAGCCCTTGGGCTGCAGCGCGTTGATGTAGCGTTCGAAGTCGGCCCGGTCGGTCTTGCTGACCTTCTTGAGTTTCATCGCCGCGACCGGGCAGGCACCATAGTCGCTGCTCGACGAGCGCGCCGCGAAGCTCGAGCTGTTCGTCGTGCTCGTCGAATCGGTTGCCGACGAGCGGCCGAAAGACACTTCGGACAAGAACATCAGCCATTTGCTGCTGTCGTCATTGTCGTCGGGCACCATGTCGATGTCCATATCATAGGCTTCGTCGGGGGCGGTCGTCGTCGGCCCGAAGGGGGTCGTCGCACGTTCGACGATGCAACCGTTCCAGTTGACCGACACGTTGGCGCCATTGGTGCCGGTGTTGGTCACCAGCGGCGAGCCCGATTTCAGCCCGGTGACGTCGAACGAACGGTTCTGGTAGGTGTAATTCTGGAACGTCTGGATCGGCTGTTCGGTCACCGTTTCGGTGTAGGTGCGCGTGAAGGTCATCGTGCGCTGCTGCAATTTGCAGTTCTTGCCCGACGTGACGTAGCGATAGTTGTAATAGGTATATTTCTGGCTGGCATCATAGGTCGTGATGCGGTTGCCGTCGCCGTCGGTGAACTGCGCGGTCTGGTTGCGCGTCGGCGTGCCGCTCGTCGTCGGGGTCGTGTCGGGCGGCGGGGCCGAAGCGTTGGTACAGAAACTGGTATTGACGTTCGAACCATTGTTCCACGTCCCCGACGACGTGGTGCCGTCAGTATAGGTGTCGCTGACCTCGCTCGACGCATTGCCGAAGGTGATCTTGAAATTGGGCGTGCGCGACGGCAGCGTGACCTCGTCGGCCAGCCAGTCGGGGTCGGCATCGAGCAGGATCTGCCCGACATTGACCGTCGAGCTGTAGGGGACGACGCCGAAGCGCAGCTGGCCGTCGCCGATGTCGGCGTTGGTCAGCGTGTCGAAAAAGTCCATCGAGGCGCTGCGCAGGCCCGCGATCTTGGTGACCGTATCGGACCCGTTCGCGCGCGCCATCGACCCCGTCACGTCGAGCACGAGCATGACGTCGACGTTCGAGATTTCGAGCTTGGCGGTGCAGGTCACCGCGAGGTCGAACTCCCTGTTGCCGAAGATGTACATGAGCACGGTCGGCAGCGTCGCGCTCGCGGCGCCCGACACGTCGGCGGTACCCAGCGGCTGCGAGGTGAAACTGATGTCGGTGCTGCCATAGGTTTCGGTCGGAAAGTTGAAGGCGAACATCTTGTTCGCTTCGGCCCTTGCCGCGTCGGTATAGCCGCCCGCCGCCATCGCGCGGCGTCCCGCGAGCACGCCCGCGTCGCACGCCTGCTGCAGGCGGAGCTGCGCCATATAGGCGCGGCCGATATCGATCCCCGACCCGACGATCCCGATCACCGGGACGATCGCCGCGGCAGTCAGCATCATCGCGTTGCCGCGCTGGTCGCGCAGTAGCTTCCGGAAACCGTTCAGGATACGGCGAAAGGTCCCTCGCATGGTCACAACCCCTCTTCGACCGCCACATCGCCCCAACAGATACGTGGCTGGTATGCTGCACCTAGGATGGAACTGCTTACCAAATGGCTAATCGCGGGGCGGCGGGAGGGGCGACGGGGCGGGCTTCTGACCCGATTCGGGACGCAATCGTCGCGCGGCGGCGCGGGCTGTGCATTTTGTCGCACTCTGCTATCGCTTCGTCATGCCCGCCACCCCCGCCTGGCCACCCGCCAGCACCCCCCGCCTCTTCCTCGACACGCCGCTGGCGCCCGATGCCGCGCCGGTCGTCGACGGCCCCGCCGCACATTATCTGCTCAACGTCATGCGGATGAAGGCAGGCGATCCGCTGCTGCTCTTCGACGACCGCAGCGGCGAATGGCTCGCAACCATCGCCGACGCGGGCAAGCGCGCGCTGACGCTGCGTATCGAGCGCCACATGCGCGACCGCGAGAGCGTGCCCGACCTCTGGCTCTGCTTCGCGCCGGTGAAGAAAGCGCGGCTCGACTGGATCATCGAAAAGGCGACCGAGCTGGGCGTCGCGCGGCTCCAGCCGGTGATCACCGAACGCACGATCGTCGAGCGCGTCAAGCAGGAGCGCCTCCACGCGCAGATCGTCGAGGCGTGCGAACAATGCGGCCGCACCGCGCTTCCCACGCTGGCCGACCCGGTCAAATTGCCCGCGCTGCTCGCGGACTGGCCCGCCGACCGCGCGCTCCTCTTCGCCGACGAGGCGGGCGGCATGCCGCTCGCCGACCTCGACGCGCCGGCCCCCGCCGCGATCCTGACCGGCCCCGAGGGCGGCTTCACGCCGCGCGAGCGCGAAGCGCTGCTGGCGCACGCCGCGATGCGGCGCATGACGCTCGGGCCGCGCATCCTGCGCGCCGAAACCGCCGCGATCGCCGCGACCGGCATCTGGATGGCGCGCCACGGCGACTGGTCGCCCGCCGCCTGATGGCCCGGCCCGATGTCCCGAAAGCGCCTATTCGACGCGCGCGCGGAAACGGATCGTGAAACTCGGCTGACTCGTCGCGCTCGTCGCGTGGCTCATATTGCCCGACGGCGCGATCCGCAGCCCGGTCACCGCGGGATCGTAGCTCCCCGTGGGGGTGTAGCTATATGGCGCGCCACCGCCGGGCTGGTTCGAATAGCTCACATTGGCGCTGCCGAAGCTCAGCCCGCTGGTCGGCGATCCGTTGGCGAAACTCACCGACCCGACCTGGAATGCAACGCCGGGCGGCAGCGGGTCGGCAAGGATGATATTGTTCGCGCGGTTGCTGTTCGATCCCGTGCCGATGCTGGTGACGGTGATCGCATATTCGACGATCGCGCCGGGAATCAGCTTAGGATTGACGGCGCCGTTCACCGGATCGGACACCGGCGCCGAACTTTTGGCGATCGCCAGCTCGCCGCCCGTGGTGCGGACATTGG includes:
- a CDS encoding TadE family protein codes for the protein MTRRHALLRRLRRDTRGVALVEFALTAPVFLLILMGIFDFCWQMYAQQVLQGAVSKAGRDSTLELYVSNQSALDTLVRDQVKRVFKDAEVKFERKTYDSFDQVGMEERYTDANKNGKYDLGECFEDVNRSGSWEADRGRTGNGGADDVVLYTASMEFDRILPVWRMLGQDEKTTLRSSTVLRNQPYATGTDSIPDPCT
- a CDS encoding pilus assembly protein, producing the protein MRGTFRRILNGFRKLLRDQRGNAMMLTAAAIVPVIGIVGSGIDIGRAYMAQLRLQQACDAGVLAGRRAMAAGGYTDAARAEANKMFAFNFPTETYGSTDISFTSQPLGTADVSGAASATLPTVLMYIFGNREFDLAVTCTAKLEISNVDVMLVLDVTGSMARANGSDTVTKIAGLRSASMDFFDTLTNADIGDGQLRFGVVPYSSTVNVGQILLDADPDWLADEVTLPSRTPNFKITFGNASSEVSDTYTDGTTSSGTWNNGSNVNTSFCTNASAPPPDTTPTTSGTPTRNQTAQFTDGDGNRITTYDASQKYTYYNYRYVTSGKNCKLQQRTMTFTRTYTETVTEQPIQTFQNYTYQNRSFDVTGLKSGSPLVTNTGTNGANVSVNWNGCIVERATTPFGPTTTAPDEAYDMDIDMVPDDNDDSSKWLMFLSEVSFGRSSATDSTSTTNSSSFAARSSSSDYGACPVAAMKLKKVSKTDRADFERYINALQPKGYTYHDAGMAWGARLISPTGLFKSENATATNNRPISRHILFMTDGDMTAPRDNLSHQGVEQVMKRIGATSNDDAVARHNNRFVQLCRRAQRLGITIWVVSFGVGTNTYLDNCASSGKAYESDDSEELNDNFQAIARQISKLRLSQ
- a CDS encoding 16S rRNA (uracil(1498)-N(3))-methyltransferase, whose amino-acid sequence is MPATPAWPPASTPRLFLDTPLAPDAAPVVDGPAAHYLLNVMRMKAGDPLLLFDDRSGEWLATIADAGKRALTLRIERHMRDRESVPDLWLCFAPVKKARLDWIIEKATELGVARLQPVITERTIVERVKQERLHAQIVEACEQCGRTALPTLADPVKLPALLADWPADRALLFADEAGGMPLADLDAPAPAAILTGPEGGFTPREREALLAHAAMRRMTLGPRILRAETAAIAATGIWMARHGDWSPAA